From a single Larimichthys crocea isolate SSNF chromosome XIII, L_crocea_2.0, whole genome shotgun sequence genomic region:
- the LOC113747491 gene encoding uncharacterized protein LOC113747491 produces the protein MAKTFAYRRQEVVRDKPMIAGFKIRWPGLFTVTEVEAEFVRITTCPLVSKFHAQLDQHTSQLIKVFKKKGGSAGTNISRILAPITQNETVEKRRECILRALCIYLNEDPNILFKEYLDTDGAAAQREIEQLTLGIYSIKVDGGDVTTLPADVGIVIEGVEVLQDLRDVASACALLMGVIYAMNLSYPKELKTFFEVLQKLLLQLDAGRLSTKVQMLKNKLYA, from the exons ATGGCTAAGACCTTCGCATACAGAAGGCAGGAGGTTGTCAGAGACAAGCCCATGATCGCAGGGTTCAAGATCAGATGGCCAGGACTGTTCACTGTGACAGAG GTGGAAGCAGAATTTGTGAGGATCACTACTTGTCCCCTTGTCTCCAAGTTCCACGCACAACTTGACCAACACACTAGTCAGCTCATCAAAGTGTTCAAGAAGAAAGGAGGCTCTGCAGGGACCAACATCAGCAGGATCTTGGCCCCAATCACACAG aATGAAACGGTTGAAAAGAGGAGGGAGTGCATCCTCAGGGCACTTTGTATCTACCTAAATGAAGACCCGAACATCCTCTTCAAAGAATACCTG GACACCGATGGTGCTGCTGCCCAGAGGGAGATTGAGCAACTTACCCTTGGCATCTACAGCATCAAAGTCGATGGAGGTGATGTCACCACTCTACCAGCTGATGTTGGGATAGTTATCGAAGGTGTTGAAGTTCTACAGGACCTGAGAGATGTGGCCTCTGCATGTGCACTCTTAATGGGGGTAATATATGCAATGAACCTGAGTTATCCTAAGGAACTGAAGACCTTCTTTGAAGTGCTTCAAAAGCTACTCCTGCAGCTGGATGCTGGTAGATTGTCAACCAAGGTACAAATGCTCAAGAACAAATTGTATGCTTGA